From one Streptomyces sp. ICC1 genomic stretch:
- a CDS encoding histidine kinase: MDGTVTPKIPPPHRDDVLLAVASVAAGLVLWSLGVHSSATRDLLPAWAALVPLFALGAMELLRRSAPRLTLAVGTAGLIADQFTVGNLATVLIFTDLMYAAVVYGKPAMARRLPVTTGLITVAVTIASVAWLRTPQALLIGVVTGIVSFGPALTGATLRNHREAAVAARLRAEQTALLAEMDRSQAVVAERARMARELHDMVANHLSAIAIHSTAALSIDSPATSREALGVIRENSVQGLAEMRRLIGLLRDAGAEQEAAATPSLDGLEVLLGQARVNGAASDLDFVLLDDRPPGEPLPAPVELAAYRIVQESLTNALKHAAPGTVRVRVCLDGAEGGVLSVRVDSPYGERPGPRAPGSGAGLIGMRERAELLGGEFRAGREESVWRVRATLPARERAVRT; this comes from the coding sequence TTGGATGGGACCGTGACCCCGAAGATCCCGCCCCCGCACCGTGACGACGTCCTGCTCGCGGTGGCCAGCGTGGCTGCCGGCCTGGTCCTGTGGTCGCTCGGGGTGCACAGCTCCGCCACCCGGGACCTGCTCCCCGCCTGGGCCGCGCTCGTCCCCCTCTTCGCCCTCGGCGCGATGGAGCTGCTGCGCCGCAGCGCGCCCCGGCTGACCCTCGCCGTCGGCACCGCCGGACTGATCGCCGACCAGTTCACCGTGGGGAATCTGGCCACCGTCCTGATCTTCACGGACCTGATGTACGCGGCCGTCGTCTACGGCAAACCCGCCATGGCCCGCCGTCTCCCGGTGACCACCGGCCTGATCACCGTGGCCGTCACCATCGCCTCCGTAGCCTGGCTGCGCACCCCGCAGGCCCTGCTGATCGGCGTGGTCACCGGCATCGTGAGCTTCGGTCCGGCGCTGACCGGCGCCACCCTGCGCAACCACCGCGAGGCCGCGGTCGCCGCCCGGCTGCGCGCCGAGCAGACCGCGCTGCTGGCCGAGATGGACCGGTCGCAGGCGGTCGTCGCCGAGCGCGCCCGGATGGCCCGCGAACTGCACGACATGGTGGCCAACCACCTCTCCGCGATCGCCATCCACTCCACCGCCGCGCTCTCCATCGACTCCCCCGCCACCAGCCGCGAGGCCCTCGGGGTGATCCGGGAGAACAGCGTCCAAGGACTGGCCGAAATGCGCCGGCTGATCGGGCTGCTGCGGGACGCGGGCGCGGAGCAGGAGGCGGCCGCCACGCCGTCGCTCGACGGGCTGGAGGTCCTGCTGGGGCAGGCCCGCGTCAACGGCGCCGCGAGCGACCTGGACTTCGTGCTCCTGGACGACCGGCCGCCCGGGGAGCCGCTGCCGGCCCCCGTGGAGCTGGCGGCGTACCGGATCGTCCAGGAATCGCTGACGAACGCCCTCAAACACGCCGCCCCGGGCACGGTCCGGGTCCGGGTCTGCCTGGACGGCGCGGAGGGCGGGGTGCTGAGCGTCCGCGTGGACTCCCCGTACGGGGAGCGCCCCGGCCCCCGCGCGCCGGGGTCCGGGGCGGGGCTGATCGGCATGCGGGAGCGGGCGGAGCTGCTCGGCGGGGAGTTCCGGGCGGGGCGCGAGGAGTCGGTGTGGCGGGTGCGGGCCACGCTGCCCGCACGGGAGAGGGCGGTGCGGACGTGA
- a CDS encoding cob(I)yrinic acid a,c-diamide adenosyltransferase, with amino-acid sequence MVNLTRIYTRTGDKGTTALGDMSRTAKTDLRISAYADANEANAAIGTAIALGSLPADVVKVLVRVQNDLFDVGADLCTPVVENPEYPPLRVEQFYIDKLEADCDSFNEQLEKLRSFILPGGTPGAALLHQACTVVRRAERSTWAALEAHAEVMNPLTATYLNRLSDLLFILARTANKEVGDVLWVPGGDR; translated from the coding sequence ATGGTGAACCTCACGCGCATCTACACCCGCACCGGCGACAAGGGCACGACCGCCCTCGGCGACATGAGCCGTACGGCCAAGACCGATCTGCGGATCTCCGCCTACGCCGACGCCAACGAGGCCAACGCGGCCATCGGGACGGCGATCGCACTCGGCTCGCTGCCCGCCGACGTCGTGAAGGTCCTGGTCCGGGTGCAGAACGACCTCTTCGACGTCGGCGCCGACCTCTGCACCCCGGTCGTGGAGAACCCGGAGTATCCGCCGCTGCGCGTCGAGCAGTTCTACATCGACAAGCTGGAGGCGGACTGCGACTCCTTCAACGAGCAGCTGGAGAAGCTCCGCAGCTTCATCCTCCCCGGCGGCACCCCCGGCGCCGCCCTCCTCCACCAGGCCTGCACGGTGGTCCGCCGCGCCGAGCGCTCCACCTGGGCCGCGCTGGAGGCGCACGCCGAGGTGATGAACCCGCTGACGGCCACCTACCTCAACCGCCTCTCCGACCTCCTGTTCATCCTGGCCCGTACGGCCAACAAGGAGGTCGGGGACGTCCTGTGGGTCCCGGGCGGGGACCGCTAG
- a CDS encoding 3-hydroxyacyl-CoA dehydrogenase family protein has translation MAGKLAVIGAGLMGSGIAQVSAQAGWDVVLRDVTDAALTRGTDGIKASYDRFVSKGKLTAEDAEAALARITTTTELEAVSDADIVVEAVFEKLEIKHEIFRALDKLVREDAILASNTSAIPITKIAAVTERPERVVGAHFFSPVPMMQLCELVRGYKTSDETLATTRAFAESVGKTCIVVNRDVAGFVTTRLISALVVEAAKLYESGVASAEDIDIACKLGFGHAMGPLATADLTGVDILLHATGNIYTETQDEKFAPPELMRRMVDAGDLGRKSGQGFYKH, from the coding sequence GTGGCTGGGAAGCTCGCCGTCATCGGTGCCGGACTGATGGGTTCCGGAATCGCGCAGGTCTCCGCTCAGGCGGGATGGGACGTCGTGCTGCGCGATGTCACCGATGCCGCTCTGACCCGCGGGACCGACGGGATCAAGGCCTCGTACGACAGGTTCGTCTCCAAGGGCAAGCTGACCGCCGAGGACGCGGAGGCGGCCCTCGCCCGGATCACGACGACCACCGAGCTCGAAGCGGTCTCCGACGCCGACATCGTCGTCGAGGCCGTCTTCGAGAAGCTCGAGATCAAGCACGAGATCTTCCGCGCGCTCGACAAGCTCGTGCGCGAAGACGCGATCCTCGCCTCCAACACCTCCGCCATCCCGATCACCAAGATCGCGGCCGTGACGGAGCGTCCGGAGCGGGTCGTCGGCGCGCACTTCTTCTCGCCCGTCCCGATGATGCAGCTGTGCGAGCTCGTGCGCGGCTACAAGACGAGCGACGAAACCCTCGCCACCACGAGGGCGTTCGCCGAGTCCGTCGGCAAGACCTGCATCGTCGTCAACCGCGATGTCGCCGGTTTCGTGACGACCCGTCTCATTTCGGCCCTGGTCGTCGAAGCCGCGAAGCTGTACGAATCGGGCGTAGCCTCCGCCGAGGACATCGACATCGCCTGCAAGCTCGGCTTCGGGCACGCGATGGGCCCGCTGGCCACCGCCGACCTCACCGGCGTCGACATCCTGCTGCACGCCACCGGCAACATCTACACCGAGACGCAGGACGAGAAGTTCGCGCCGCCGGAGCTGATGCGCCGCATGGTGGACGCCGGCGACCTCGGCCGCAAGAGCGGCCAGGGCTTCTACAAGCACTGA
- a CDS encoding STAS domain-containing protein — protein MHIRGDHAELAVGGRLDVRSAADARTALHSALDNGHGDLVLDLTGLDSWDATGLGVIMGAHRRAGRTGRRLVLRGVPPQMQRLLVATRLHRILAIEGGLEAESLPRV, from the coding sequence ATGCACATCAGGGGCGACCACGCCGAACTCGCTGTCGGGGGCCGCCTCGACGTGCGCAGCGCGGCGGACGCCCGTACGGCCCTGCACTCCGCCCTCGACAACGGCCACGGGGACCTCGTGCTGGACCTCACCGGGCTCGACTCCTGGGACGCGACCGGCCTCGGCGTGATCATGGGAGCACACCGCCGGGCCGGCCGGACCGGCCGGCGGCTCGTCCTGCGCGGGGTGCCGCCGCAGATGCAGCGGCTGCTCGTCGCCACCCGGCTGCACCGGATCCTCGCGATCGAGGGCGGCCTGGAAGCGGAATCCCTGCCGCGGGTCTGA